One Lactobacillus sp. CBA3606 DNA segment encodes these proteins:
- the recG gene encoding ATP-dependent DNA helicase RecG codes for MPKQLTDSVGDLTGVGPTRQKALAELGINTVADLLTYYPFRYDDLQVKDINEIADQEKVTLKGTIASEPVLARFGRKKNRLNFRLLIAHDVYMVTFFNQPYLMKQLETGQPIAVYGKWDATRNSMTGMKIINPNNAESAFGSIYPASKAVRQTTIQKLIKQAYDAYQTELVDIVPAPLLAKYRLLPRRQMVHDMHFPTSQAASTAARRSATYEEFLVFQMQLQALKQADHATDGIAIHYDNDQLKAFIKTLPFELTRAQKRVVNEICLDLKSPKHMNRLLQGDVGSGKTIVAAIVMYAAISAGYQTALMAPTEILAEQHADNLAKVFAATDVNVALLTGSTKAAARKTLLAALAAGEIDLLIGTHALIQAGVDYANLGLVITDEQHRFGVNQRAQFRQKGHQPDALAMTATPIPRTLAITAYGEMDVSEIDELPAGRQPIQTTWVRSNQAQSALDFVRQQMATGSQVYVVTPLIEESETLDVKNAEALSENLQAYFAPDYHVGLLHGRMKPDEKEAVMADFKAGKLQLLVSTTVIEVGVDVKNATVMMIYDADRFGLAQLHQLRGRVGRGTKASYCILVADPKNQQGIQRMQIMTETTNGFVLAQKDLELRGSGEVLGVKQSGMPTFKVGDPIADLNVLQVAQQDAHALIATPAWQQQPENQALAQYLQAKLAAVGTLD; via the coding sequence ATGCCAAAACAATTAACTGATTCAGTTGGTGATCTGACCGGGGTTGGCCCCACTCGGCAAAAAGCGCTGGCTGAGCTAGGGATTAATACCGTGGCGGATTTGCTGACCTATTACCCCTTTCGTTATGACGATTTACAAGTGAAAGATATTAATGAGATTGCTGATCAAGAGAAGGTGACTTTAAAGGGGACTATTGCCTCTGAACCAGTATTAGCCCGTTTTGGGCGCAAAAAGAATCGCTTGAATTTTCGATTACTGATTGCGCATGATGTCTACATGGTGACTTTTTTTAATCAGCCCTATCTGATGAAACAACTTGAAACTGGACAGCCAATTGCGGTATACGGTAAGTGGGATGCCACTCGTAATAGCATGACCGGGATGAAAATTATTAATCCGAATAATGCTGAGTCGGCATTTGGTTCGATATATCCGGCAAGCAAGGCCGTGCGCCAGACCACGATTCAAAAACTCATTAAACAAGCGTATGACGCCTATCAGACTGAGCTGGTCGATATTGTCCCAGCGCCATTACTGGCTAAATATCGGTTATTACCACGCCGGCAGATGGTTCATGATATGCATTTTCCAACTAGTCAAGCGGCTTCAACGGCCGCACGGCGGTCGGCAACGTATGAAGAATTCTTAGTCTTTCAAATGCAATTACAAGCGTTAAAGCAAGCTGATCATGCGACGGATGGCATTGCGATTCATTATGATAATGACCAGCTAAAAGCCTTTATCAAGACGTTGCCATTTGAATTAACGCGCGCGCAAAAACGAGTGGTTAATGAAATTTGTTTAGATTTGAAATCACCTAAGCACATGAACCGGTTGTTACAAGGTGACGTTGGTTCTGGGAAAACGATTGTGGCCGCAATCGTCATGTATGCCGCCATTTCAGCGGGCTATCAAACTGCTTTAATGGCGCCAACCGAAATTTTGGCGGAACAGCATGCTGACAACTTGGCTAAAGTTTTTGCCGCGACGGATGTTAACGTTGCGTTGTTGACGGGCTCAACTAAGGCGGCGGCCCGTAAGACTTTGCTGGCGGCTTTAGCGGCGGGTGAGATTGACCTGTTGATTGGGACACACGCGTTAATTCAAGCGGGTGTTGATTATGCTAACTTAGGTCTAGTGATTACTGATGAACAACACCGTTTTGGTGTCAATCAGCGTGCGCAATTTCGTCAAAAGGGACATCAACCGGATGCTTTAGCCATGACGGCAACACCGATTCCACGGACCTTGGCAATTACTGCTTATGGTGAAATGGATGTTTCTGAAATTGACGAATTGCCGGCGGGTCGCCAACCGATTCAAACAACCTGGGTTCGCAGTAATCAAGCACAATCAGCCCTGGATTTTGTCCGCCAACAAATGGCAACGGGGTCACAAGTGTACGTTGTCACCCCGTTGATTGAAGAATCAGAAACGTTAGATGTTAAAAATGCGGAAGCTTTATCTGAAAATTTACAGGCTTATTTTGCCCCTGATTATCACGTGGGGTTACTCCATGGCCGGATGAAACCGGACGAAAAAGAAGCTGTGATGGCTGATTTTAAGGCGGGAAAGCTACAATTGCTAGTGTCAACGACAGTGATTGAAGTTGGTGTTGATGTCAAAAATGCCACGGTGATGATGATTTATGATGCGGATCGTTTTGGGTTAGCCCAGTTGCATCAGTTGCGCGGCCGAGTTGGTCGTGGCACGAAAGCCTCATATTGTATTTTAGTGGCCGATCCTAAAAATCAACAAGGCATTCAACGAATGCAAATTATGACAGAAACCACAAATGGTTTTGTATTAGCACAAAAAGATTTAGAGCTACGAGGTTCCGGCGAAGTGTTGGGCGTTAAACAGTCGGGGATGCCAACCTTTAAAGTGGGTGATCCGATTGCGGACTTGAACGTCTTACAGGTGGCACAACAAGATGCGCATGCGCTGATTGCAACGCCAGCTTGGCAACAACAACCGGAAAATCAAGCTCTAGCACAGTATTTGCAAGCAAAATTAGCCGCTGTTGGCACGTTAGATTAA